In Streptomyces ambofaciens ATCC 23877, a single genomic region encodes these proteins:
- a CDS encoding phosphoglyceromutase, producing the protein MADAPYKLILLRHGESEWNEKNLFTGWVDVNLTPKGEKEATRGGELLKDAGLLPDVVHTSVQKRAIRTAQLALEAADRHWIPVHRHWRLNERHYGALQGKDKAQTLAEFGEEQFMLWRRSYDTPPPALDRDAEYSQFSDARYATLPPELRPQTECLKDVVVRMLPYWFDAIVPDLLTGRTVLVAAHGNSLRALVKHLDGVSDADIAGLNIPTGIPLSYELDAEFKPLNPGGTYLDPDAAAAAIEAVKNQGKKK; encoded by the coding sequence ATGGCCGACGCACCGTACAAGCTGATCCTCCTCCGCCACGGCGAGAGCGAGTGGAACGAGAAGAACCTGTTCACCGGCTGGGTGGACGTCAACCTCACCCCGAAGGGCGAGAAGGAGGCGACGCGCGGCGGCGAGCTGCTCAAGGACGCCGGCCTGCTGCCCGACGTGGTCCACACGTCCGTGCAGAAGCGCGCCATCCGCACCGCCCAGCTCGCGCTGGAGGCCGCCGACCGCCACTGGATCCCCGTCCACCGCCACTGGCGCCTCAACGAGCGCCACTACGGAGCCCTCCAGGGCAAGGACAAGGCCCAGACCCTCGCCGAGTTCGGCGAGGAGCAGTTCATGCTGTGGCGCCGCTCCTACGACACCCCGCCGCCCGCGCTGGACCGCGACGCCGAGTACTCCCAGTTCTCCGACGCGCGCTACGCGACCCTCCCGCCGGAGCTGCGCCCGCAGACGGAGTGCCTCAAGGACGTCGTCGTCCGGATGCTCCCGTACTGGTTCGACGCGATCGTCCCCGACCTCCTCACCGGCCGCACGGTCCTGGTCGCGGCCCACGGCAACTCGCTGCGCGCCCTGGTCAAGCACCTCGACGGCGTCTCGGACGCCGACATCGCGGGCCTGAACATCCCGACCGGCATCCCGCTCTCCTACGAACTGGACGCCGAGTTCAAGCCGCTCAACCCCGGCGGCACCTACCTCGACCCGGACGCGGCCGCGGCGGCGATCGAGGCGGTCAAGAACCAGGGCAAGAAGAAGTAA
- a CDS encoding MDR family MFS transporter — MPVAGLRRAARETVSGLPREFWWLWTSTLVNRLGAFVATFMALYLTIDRGYSASYAGMVAALHGLGGVVSSLGAGVMTDRFGRRPTLLVAQVSTALSVALLGFVRDPVAIAAVAFLVGMASNASRPAVQAMMADIVRPEDRIRAFSLNYWAINLGFAVSSMAAGFIAEASYLAGFLIEAGMTMACAVLVFVKLPESRPEPASGKGGATDASAAGAPAVSLGTVLRDGRYMSVVGLSFLIALIFQQAYVGLPVAMGEAGFTPADFGLAIAVNGVLIVVLQIPVTRFIQHRDPRLLLVASSLLAGYGFGLTAFAGSVGVFALTVCVWTLAEIVNAPTQTGLVVRLSPVHGRGRYQGMYTMSWAVAALVAPLMSGFVIDHWGAEWLWGVCAVVGTVAAAGYWALMRGLPREDDEATARPGPGSSEPDFSEPGPSDAAAPTRTEVGTA, encoded by the coding sequence ATGCCAGTCGCCGGACTGAGACGTGCCGCACGGGAGACCGTCTCCGGGCTCCCCCGCGAGTTCTGGTGGCTGTGGACCAGCACCCTGGTCAACCGGCTCGGTGCCTTCGTCGCCACCTTCATGGCGCTGTACCTGACCATCGACCGCGGGTACTCGGCCTCGTACGCCGGGATGGTCGCCGCGTTGCACGGGCTCGGCGGGGTCGTGTCCTCGCTGGGGGCCGGGGTGATGACCGACCGGTTCGGGCGGCGGCCGACCCTGCTCGTCGCCCAGGTCTCCACCGCGCTGTCCGTCGCCCTGCTCGGCTTCGTGCGCGACCCGGTCGCCATCGCGGCCGTCGCCTTCCTGGTCGGCATGGCCAGCAACGCCTCCCGGCCCGCCGTCCAGGCGATGATGGCGGACATCGTGCGCCCCGAGGACCGTATCCGGGCCTTCTCGCTCAACTACTGGGCCATCAACCTCGGCTTCGCGGTCTCCTCCATGGCGGCCGGGTTCATCGCCGAGGCCAGCTACCTCGCCGGGTTCCTGATCGAAGCGGGCATGACCATGGCCTGCGCCGTCCTCGTCTTCGTCAAGCTGCCCGAGTCCCGGCCGGAGCCGGCGTCCGGCAAGGGCGGGGCCACCGACGCCTCCGCGGCGGGCGCGCCGGCCGTCTCCCTCGGGACGGTCCTGCGCGACGGGCGCTACATGAGCGTCGTCGGGCTGTCCTTCCTCATCGCCCTGATCTTCCAGCAGGCCTACGTGGGGCTGCCGGTGGCCATGGGCGAGGCCGGGTTCACGCCCGCGGACTTCGGCCTCGCCATCGCGGTCAACGGCGTCCTGATCGTCGTCCTGCAGATTCCCGTCACCCGGTTCATCCAGCACCGGGACCCGCGGCTGCTGCTCGTCGCCTCGTCCCTGCTCGCCGGGTACGGCTTCGGGCTCACCGCCTTCGCCGGGTCGGTCGGCGTGTTCGCGCTCACCGTGTGCGTGTGGACGCTGGCCGAGATCGTCAACGCCCCGACCCAGACCGGCCTCGTCGTCCGCCTCTCCCCCGTGCACGGGCGCGGGCGCTACCAGGGCATGTACACCATGTCCTGGGCGGTCGCCGCCCTCGTCGCCCCGCTGATGTCCGGCTTCGTCATCGACCACTGGGGCGCCGAGTGGCTCTGGGGCGTCTGCGCGGTCGTCGGCACGGTGGCGGCGGCGGGGTACTGGGCGCTCATGCGGGGGCTGCCGCGCGAGGACGACGAGGCGACGGCCCGCCCCGGACCCGGCTCCTCCGAGCCCGACTTCTCCGAGCCCGGCCCCTCCGACGCCGCCGCGCCGACGAGGACCGAGGTCGGCACCGCCTGA
- a CDS encoding DUF2000 domain-containing protein — protein MSTHDADEPIRFDTKIAVLLREDLETWQRLNVTAFLVSGLSTQFPEVIGEPYEDADAVGYLPMFRQPVLVFEGTKETLTNAHTRALSRALPRALFTSDLFTTGNDRDNRAAVRAVATAELDLVGLAVHGPKNAVDKVLKGARMHP, from the coding sequence ATGAGCACGCACGACGCTGACGAACCCATCCGCTTCGACACCAAGATCGCTGTCCTGCTGCGCGAGGACCTGGAGACCTGGCAGCGCCTCAACGTCACCGCCTTCCTGGTCAGCGGCCTGAGCACGCAGTTCCCCGAGGTGATCGGGGAGCCGTACGAGGACGCCGACGCGGTGGGCTACCTGCCCATGTTCCGGCAGCCGGTGCTGGTCTTCGAGGGCACCAAGGAGACGCTGACGAACGCCCACACGCGTGCGTTGTCCCGCGCCCTGCCCCGCGCGCTGTTCACCTCCGACCTCTTCACCACGGGCAACGACCGCGACAACCGCGCGGCGGTGCGGGCGGTCGCCACGGCGGAGCTGGACCTGGTGGGCCTCGCGGTCCACGGCCCGAAGAACGCGGTGGACAAGGTGCTGAAGGGGGCGCGGATGCACCCGTGA
- a CDS encoding helix-turn-helix transcriptional regulator, translated as MADRRNDQRNVSAWRPRVPGVVEVFHAHYTEYAYPMHVHDAWTLLIVDAGAVRYDLDRHEHGTPHDTVSLLPPHVPHNGSPATPDGFRKRVLYLDATRLGDDLIGPAVDAPDLRDPVLRRRVGLLHAALSRPGDELEAASRLTLIGERLHEHLRPGDGPSGVRRDPVLARRLRELLDERVVPGIGLEEAASLLPAHPAHLVRAFSGAYGIAPHQYLMSRRVDRARRLLLAGRTPADVAAATGFYDQAHLTRHFKRLVGVTPGRYRTSGR; from the coding sequence ATGGCCGACCGGCGGAACGACCAGCGGAACGTCTCCGCCTGGCGACCCCGCGTCCCGGGCGTCGTCGAGGTCTTCCACGCCCACTACACCGAGTACGCCTACCCGATGCACGTCCACGACGCGTGGACGCTGCTCATCGTCGACGCCGGGGCCGTACGGTACGACCTGGACCGGCACGAGCACGGCACCCCGCACGACACGGTGTCGCTGCTGCCGCCGCACGTGCCGCACAACGGCTCCCCCGCCACCCCGGACGGCTTCCGCAAACGGGTCCTGTACCTGGACGCCACCCGGCTGGGCGACGACCTGATCGGGCCGGCCGTCGACGCTCCCGACCTGCGTGACCCGGTGCTGCGGCGGCGGGTCGGGCTGCTGCACGCCGCGCTCTCCCGGCCCGGTGACGAGCTGGAGGCGGCCAGCAGGCTGACCCTGATCGGCGAGCGGCTGCACGAGCACCTGCGGCCCGGGGACGGCCCGAGCGGTGTGCGCCGGGACCCCGTTCTCGCGCGGCGGCTGCGGGAGCTGCTCGACGAGCGGGTCGTGCCGGGGATCGGGCTGGAGGAGGCGGCCTCGCTCCTGCCCGCGCATCCGGCCCACCTCGTACGGGCGTTCAGCGGCGCCTACGGCATCGCGCCGCACCAGTACCTCATGTCCCGCCGCGTCGACCGGGCCCGGCGGCTGCTGCTGGCGGGGCGGACCCCGGCGGACGTGGCGGCGGCCACCGGCTTCTACGACCAGGCGCACCTGACCCGGCACTTCAAGCGGCTGGTGGGGGTCACGCCGGGGCGGTACCGCACCAGCGGACGTTGA
- a CDS encoding YbjN domain-containing protein, translated as MADAQKAAQVLEGALKDAELEWESPEPGTYVAKLPGTRKLSTTVSLIVGRHSLSLNAFVIRHPDENEPAVHRWLLERNLKLYGVSYAVDRLGDIYVTAKLPLAAVTADEVDRLLGQVLEAADGSFNTLLELGFASAIRKEHAWRTSRGESTRNLEAFQYLIERSGD; from the coding sequence ATGGCTGACGCACAGAAGGCGGCACAGGTCCTGGAAGGCGCCCTGAAGGACGCCGAGCTGGAGTGGGAGAGCCCCGAGCCCGGCACCTACGTCGCCAAGCTCCCCGGCACCCGCAAACTGTCGACGACGGTCTCCCTGATCGTGGGCCGGCACTCGCTCTCCCTGAACGCGTTCGTCATCCGCCACCCCGACGAGAACGAACCGGCCGTCCACCGCTGGCTGCTGGAGCGCAACCTCAAGCTGTACGGCGTGAGTTACGCGGTCGACCGCCTCGGCGACATCTACGTCACCGCGAAACTGCCCCTGGCCGCCGTCACCGCCGACGAGGTCGACCGCCTCCTCGGCCAGGTCCTGGAGGCCGCCGACGGCTCCTTCAACACCCTGCTGGAGCTGGGCTTCGCGTCCGCCATCCGCAAGGAGCACGCGTGGCGGACCTCGCGCGGGGAGTCGACGCGCAACCTGGAGGCGTTCCAGTACCTGATCGAGCGCTCCGGCGACTGA
- the mshA gene encoding D-inositol-3-phosphate glycosyltransferase, whose amino-acid sequence MSQYVSRLGRRSPAASPRLRLLRRPRRVAMLSVHTSPLHQPGTGDAGGMNVYIVELAQRLAAINIEVEIFTRATTAALPPTVELAPGVLVRHVDAGPYEGLAKEELPAQLCAFTHGVMQAWAGHRPGYYDLVHSHYWLSGHVGWLAAQRWGAPLVHAMHTMAKVKNASLAEGDTPEPAARVIGETQIVAASDRLIANTAEEADELVRHYAADPAKVAVVHPGVNLDRFRPFPKGSDPGTGDVASARAAARARLGLPQDALIPLFAGRIQPLKAPDVLLRAVAVLLDERPELRSRIVVPVVGGPSGSGLAKPEGLQKLAARLGIADVVRFRPPVGQEQLADWFRAASVLVMPSYSESFGLVAIEAQAAGTPVLAAAVGGLPVAVRDGHTGRLVEGHDPAAYARVLRDFADNPELTSRMGEAAARHARSFGWDSSAAATADAYTAAIQSHRRRVRSHHG is encoded by the coding sequence GTGAGCCAGTACGTCAGCAGGCTCGGGCGTCGCTCACCGGCGGCTTCCCCGCGGCTCCGGCTGCTGCGCAGGCCCCGCCGCGTCGCCATGCTCTCCGTGCACACCTCGCCGCTCCACCAGCCCGGCACCGGCGACGCCGGCGGCATGAACGTCTACATCGTCGAACTCGCGCAGCGCCTCGCCGCGATCAACATCGAGGTCGAGATCTTCACGCGCGCGACGACCGCCGCCCTGCCGCCCACCGTCGAGCTGGCGCCCGGCGTCCTGGTCCGGCACGTCGACGCGGGCCCCTACGAGGGCCTCGCCAAGGAGGAGCTGCCGGCCCAGCTGTGCGCCTTCACCCACGGAGTGATGCAGGCCTGGGCCGGTCACCGCCCCGGGTACTACGACCTGGTCCACTCCCACTACTGGCTCTCCGGCCACGTCGGCTGGCTCGCCGCCCAGCGCTGGGGCGCCCCGCTGGTGCACGCCATGCACACCATGGCCAAGGTCAAGAACGCCAGCCTGGCCGAGGGAGACACCCCCGAACCGGCCGCGCGGGTCATCGGCGAGACGCAGATCGTCGCCGCCTCCGACCGCCTGATCGCCAACACGGCCGAGGAGGCCGACGAACTCGTCCGCCACTACGCCGCCGACCCGGCGAAGGTCGCCGTCGTCCACCCCGGCGTGAACCTGGACCGGTTCCGCCCCTTCCCCAAGGGCTCCGACCCCGGCACCGGGGACGTGGCGTCCGCGCGCGCCGCCGCCCGCGCCCGCCTCGGACTGCCCCAGGACGCGCTGATCCCGCTCTTCGCCGGCCGCATACAGCCCCTGAAGGCGCCGGACGTGCTGCTGCGCGCCGTGGCCGTGCTCCTCGACGAACGCCCCGAGCTGCGCTCCCGCATCGTCGTCCCGGTCGTCGGCGGCCCCAGCGGCAGCGGCCTCGCCAAGCCGGAGGGCCTGCAGAAGCTCGCCGCGCGGCTCGGCATCGCCGACGTCGTACGGTTCCGCCCGCCCGTCGGCCAGGAGCAGCTCGCCGACTGGTTCCGGGCCGCCTCCGTGCTGGTGATGCCGTCCTACAGCGAGTCCTTCGGACTGGTCGCCATAGAGGCGCAGGCCGCCGGCACGCCGGTGCTCGCCGCGGCCGTCGGCGGTCTCCCGGTGGCCGTGCGCGACGGACACACCGGCCGGCTCGTCGAGGGCCACGACCCCGCCGCGTACGCGCGCGTGCTGCGCGACTTCGCCGACAACCCGGAGCTGACGTCCCGGATGGGCGAGGCCGCCGCCCGGCACGCCCGGTCCTTCGGCTGGGACAGCTCCGCCGCCGCGACCGCCGACGCCTACACGGCCGCGATCCAGTCCCACCGCCGTCGCGTACGCTCCCACCATGGCTGA